Genomic segment of Desulfobacteraceae bacterium:
CCCCCAGGGCGACGATGGTCACCCCCGAGGCGCCGGTGAAGGCGGTGAAAAAAGCGCACGTGACGAAGGCCACCACCGCCAGCCCGCCGGGCATCCAGCCCAGCAGGGCGCGCGTCAGGCGCACCAGCCGCCGCGAGGTCTGGCTCTCCCCCAGCAGATAGCCGGCAAAGGTGAAAAGCGGCAGCGCCACCAGCGCCGGGGTGTCGGCCAGCCGGTAGAGCTCGATGGCAATCACCGACAGATCCACTCCCAGCGACCAGAAACCGGCCATGGCGACCGCCAGAATGACGGCAAACAGAGGCGCCCCAAGGAGCGCCAAAAGGATCAGGGCGAGGGCGAGGAAAAGTGCGGTCACGTTTCGGGCTTTACGCTGCGTCTCAGGTTGAGCGCGGTCAGGATCAGATACCGCAGGGCGATGACGGCAAAGGCCAAGGGGATGATGGCCGCGCACAGCCAGACGGGAACCCCTGCAAAAGCCAGACCGCCGAACTCCCACTCCGAGGCGACAAACTGGAAGCCGAACCAGGCCGCCACGGCGCAAATCGCTGCGGTGAAAAAGCCGACCAGGGCGTCCGCGCCCCGCTGGATCCGCTCGGGCAGGAATCGAGCGATGATGTCGATGCGGATGTGCTGGTTTTGGCGGGTCGCCACCATGGCGCCCAGCAGCCCGAGCCAGAGCACGAGGACCCGCACCAGCAAATCCCCCCAGAGGATCCCCCCCTCGAAGAGGTTGCGCAGGAGAATCTGGGCCACCGCCAAAGCGATCATGACTGTCAGCAGGCCGACCAGCACGGCGTCCTCCAGTCGCTGCAGCAGGCTGAGCGAACGTGTCAACCAGGCGCGCATGGGCCTCATCCGGGTTAGGGGTTTTGAGATCGGGCGGCCTTCAGTTGGCGTTCGAAGATGGCCATGAATTCCGGTGAGATGTTGCCGGCTTCGACGACTTCATGCATCGCGTCCGCGCCTATGGCGTGCCACTGGGCCAACTCCTGGGCGGAGGGGCGGATAAACTCAATCCCCTGCTTGCGCAAAGTTTCCATGGCGCTGACGTTGTCCTGTCGATTCTGCCGGTTGATCTCGCGGAAGACCCGGCCCATAACCTCGCGCGTGACCGCCTGGTCGCCCGGCGAGAGCTTGCGGAAATCCCGCGTGTTGACCCCCATCGTGCCGAAAATATAGAAAAGCGGCAGCTCCAGCAGGTAGCGCACCTGGGTATGCCACTGCAGGGCGACGGCGCCGATCGGCGGGGTGGCCACGGTGTTGATCAGACCGGTCTGGAGGCTGGCGCGCACGTCCGCCAGTGAGAGCGGAATCGGGGTAATCCCGAACTCCCGGACCGCCTTGAGGGTCGTCGGGTCATTGTCCGGTGCCCAGACCCGCTGCCGCGTGAGGTCGTCAAGGGTTCGCACCGGCTCACGGGACATGATATAGGCGAAGCCCCCTTCGGCGATTCCAAAGCAGACGATGCCGCCTTTTTCCAGCCCCGCCAGCAGCAGACCATCCATGTGGCTGCGGACGTGATCCACTTCCGCAAAGGATGTAAAGACCATGGGAAGGCCGTAGACCAGGCAGTCCTTGAAGAAATCATACAGGCTACCCGCCACCACCGCCCCCCCCTGCAGCTGGCCGATGCGCATCTTGCGCAGCACCGCCTTGTCGTCGCCCATGACGCCGCCGGGGTAATATCTGAACTGCACCCGCCCCTGCGTCAGGCGGGCCACCTCGAGGCCGCCCTCACGCATTTTTTCCATCCAGAACGAGCCCTCCGGTGAGAGGGTCGCGATTTTGAAAACCGTGGCCGCCGCGGACGGCGTCGTCAGGCCCAGGGTAAGGCCCAGCAGCCCGACCCAAACGATGTTCAGATATCCCTTCACCACAGTCCCCCGCTAATTCCTGGCGGCCCGGCGCCAAAAAGAGTCAGAAATAATCGTCCCCGCTGTCCAGCAATTCCCGGGCCTGCTGCTGGGCGACAACATTCAGCAGCGTGTGGCCTGGGGCCTTGGGAGAAGCGTCCAATACTTCTTGCAGCAGCCGGTCATGCAGGTCGCGGTCGAACACCAGCCGGCTGTAGTGCTTGGCGAAACTGACCTTGGCCATGAGATTGCGGCCGTTTGACAGGGCGATGGCGCGCTCGAAATGGGCGCGGCCCTTCTCCGGCTCGCCCCCCATCGCCGGGGGCAGCAGGGTCGCCAGGACCCCCAGATAAAGGTGCGCCCCCCCCTCCTGATGGCCTTCGTCCAGCGCCACCACCCGCTGCATCAGGGCTTCCACCCGTGAAATCTGGGCGATCGCATCCCAGTCCCGCTGGCGGGCCTGAATCCACCCCGCCCAGGCGGCCCCCAGATCGTAGAGCAGCGGCGCGTCCTTTTTTTGCGCCGCCCCGATGGCGCGGTTGAAGCCGTCGAAATCAAGCGCCTCCAGATCGCACCACTCCCGACGGCGGCTGCAGGCCGCCTGCAGGGCGTAGGCCCTGGCCTTAGCGGTCATTTTTTGGGCGCGCTGTTCATCATCCACGTAAATGCCGGCATAGGCGCTGTAAAGGGTTGCGCCGGCCTGCAGCAGCCGGGTATTGTGCGGGTTGCCGTGTATCAGGCCGTCCACCATCAGCAGATAGGCCGGCCCGCCGGCCTCCACAGTTTCCAAATCGTCGGCGTCTGTAATGGCATAGGCCAGATCGTCGGAAAGATCGGCTGCCGCATTTGACAGCAGGGCCGCGCAGCCGCAAAGGCCCATCGCCCAAAAGACCAGCAGCAGCCCTATGATCACCTGGCGACACAGAGCGTCGGCGGCTACGGCGGGCGCAGACCTGCCGGCGGTATCGTCTTGAACCATTGTAGTCATCAGCATTCCGCAGGAGAAGGGGCCCCGTGCCGGGCCTTCCGGTCGGGTTTCGGGCTTCAGGGGGGACCCGGGTATCCGCAGGCGAAACCGCAGGGCAATGGCAAGCCCCGGCGGCGGGTGAAAATCCCAGGGATTTAAAGCTGTCAGCGGGAGTGCAGGTCCATGGACCTGTATTCAATTAGTGAAAAGGGGTTGTGCTGTCAAGCGCTAATCACAGGCCGCAGGGGCGGTCTGAAGGGATCCGCAGCGAATAATCCCACCCCCCGGCGCGCCGAGCCTTCGTTAACGGCAGGCCGGAGGCACCTGTTTTCAGGAAGCATTGCGCAATGCAAGGTCGGCCGCAGCCGGTGACGGCGCACCCAGGATGGCTTCGAGTTTCTGGGAGAGCGCCTGAAGATTGAAAGGCTTCTGGATAAATCCACTGCACCCGTTTTCCAGCAGGGCCGCCGCTTTGCCTTTCAGGCTGTAGCCGCTTGCCAGCAGCACCTTGACGTCCGGGGCGATCCCTTTCAAACGGTGGAAAATCTGAGCCCCGTCCATGTCGGGAATGATCATGTCCAGGATCACCAGGTCGATCCGCTCCCGCTGCTCAGTGAAAAGCGACAGCGCCTCGGATCCCGAACGGGCCGTGAGGACCGTGTAGTTGAGCAGCTTCAGCATGCCGGAAGCGACCTCGACAATCACCTCCTCGTCATCCACCAGCAGCACCGTGCCGCTGCCCTTGACGGTCTCCGGTTCGGGTTTACAGGCTACCACCTGCCGCCCGGACGCGGGCAGATAAAGGGTGAAGGTCGTGCCCTGCCCCACCGCCGATTGGACGTCGATATAGCCACGGTGACCCTTGACGATACCGTAGACCGAGGCCAGGCCGAGCCCGGTGCCGCGCCCCAGGTCTTTGGTGGTGAAAAACGGTTCAAAGATCCGCTCCTGGATCTGGGCGTCCATGCCGACACCGGTATCCGTCACGCTGAGCAGGACGTAGGCGCCCGGCCGCGGTTTGTAGACTTTGCTGCGTATCTGCCCTTCGGTGACGTTGGCGGTTTTCAGAATCAGCTGGCCCCCCTGGGGCATGGCCTGCCAGGCGTTGACGAAAAGGTTCATCAAGACCTGTTCCAGCTGACCCTGATCGGCGTCGACCGGCCGCAGATCGGCAGCCATGCACGATTCCACGCGAATCTCATGTTTGTTGCGGAAAAAGAGGGCCGCCATCTCAGTCACCAGGCCGTTGAGGTCCAGGGGGTGACGATCGGTGTGACCGTTGCGGGCGTAACCCAGCAATTGGGAAGTCAACTTGGCGCCGCTTTGAACCAGCTTTTCGATGCTTTTGAGTTTTTCATAATGGGCCGTGCCGCAATCAATGCTCATCAGCATCAGGGAGACATTGCCCTGGACCCCCATCAAAAGGTTGTTGAAATCGTGGGCCAGGCCTCCGGCCAAGGTCCCGACCGCCTCCATCTTGCGTGCCTGTTCCAGCTGGCGTTCTATTCGCTTGCGATCGGTGACATCCTTGAGAATGACCACCAGCGACCCGCCAGCAGGGGAGGAAACCGGGATGATCTCCAGGCTCACCAACCGCCCCTGGAGGGTCAGCGGGCTGTTTTCGGGGCTTTGGACCGCCCCCTGGCTGCAGCGCGCCAAAAGGGCGGTGATCCGGGAGCGGTCCTCGCCGACGAAAAGATCGGCCAGACGCCTCCCCAGCAGGCGCTCCTCGCTGCCATCGACGATCCTCAAGACCGCTGGATTGGCCGCTACGATGCGGGCATCACCATTCAGCTCCAGGATCCCCTCGGACATGTTGCGCAGGATAATCTCGAAATGGCGCCGTGAATCCAGCAGTTCATGGGTGATTTCACGCCGCACCACATCCTCGCGGCCCCAGATGCGCTCGCTCAGCGCCGCCACCCGACCGTCTTCGATCAGGCGCATCACCTCCAGGACATGCGCCGCCAGCTTGTCGAAAGGCCCCTTGGCAATGCACGCGTCGGCTCCCAGGCTGCGGCAGTCGAGGTTCTCCTCGGCTGCCACCGCCGAGAGAATCACGACAACGCTGTTTTCCAGCGCCGGCATGCTGCGGATCACGCGACAGAGCTGTTTGCC
This window contains:
- the dctP gene encoding TRAP transporter substrate-binding protein DctP, whose amino-acid sequence is MKGYLNIVWVGLLGLTLGLTTPSAAATVFKIATLSPEGSFWMEKMREGGLEVARLTQGRVQFRYYPGGVMGDDKAVLRKMRIGQLQGGAVVAGSLYDFFKDCLVYGLPMVFTSFAEVDHVRSHMDGLLLAGLEKGGIVCFGIAEGGFAYIMSREPVRTLDDLTRQRVWAPDNDPTTLKAVREFGITPIPLSLADVRASLQTGLINTVATPPIGAVALQWHTQVRYLLELPLFYIFGTMGVNTRDFRKLSPGDQAVTREVMGRVFREINRQNRQDNVSAMETLRKQGIEFIRPSAQELAQWHAIGADAMHEVVEAGNISPEFMAIFERQLKAARSQNP
- a CDS encoding TRAP transporter TatT component family protein, which produces MTTMVQDDTAGRSAPAVAADALCRQVIIGLLLVFWAMGLCGCAALLSNAAADLSDDLAYAITDADDLETVEAGGPAYLLMVDGLIHGNPHNTRLLQAGATLYSAYAGIYVDDEQRAQKMTAKARAYALQAACSRRREWCDLEALDFDGFNRAIGAAQKKDAPLLYDLGAAWAGWIQARQRDWDAIAQISRVEALMQRVVALDEGHQEGGAHLYLGVLATLLPPAMGGEPEKGRAHFERAIALSNGRNLMAKVSFAKHYSRLVFDRDLHDRLLQEVLDASPKAPGHTLLNVVAQQQARELLDSGDDYF
- a CDS encoding TRAP transporter small permease subunit, translating into MRAWLTRSLSLLQRLEDAVLVGLLTVMIALAVAQILLRNLFEGGILWGDLLVRVLVLWLGLLGAMVATRQNQHIRIDIIARFLPERIQRGADALVGFFTAAICAVAAWFGFQFVASEWEFGGLAFAGVPVWLCAAIIPLAFAVIALRYLILTALNLRRSVKPET
- a CDS encoding response regulator; translation: MKNILVVDNHPMLLKFMANLLTRQGHRVVTAQDGLSALEFLEEFRPDVVFLDLVMPHISGKQLCRVIRSMPALENSVVVILSAVAAEENLDCRSLGADACIAKGPFDKLAAHVLEVMRLIEDGRVAALSERIWGREDVVRREITHELLDSRRHFEIILRNMSEGILELNGDARIVAANPAVLRIVDGSEERLLGRRLADLFVGEDRSRITALLARCSQGAVQSPENSPLTLQGRLVSLEIIPVSSPAGGSLVVILKDVTDRKRIERQLEQARKMEAVGTLAGGLAHDFNNLLMGVQGNVSLMLMSIDCGTAHYEKLKSIEKLVQSGAKLTSQLLGYARNGHTDRHPLDLNGLVTEMAALFFRNKHEIRVESCMAADLRPVDADQGQLEQVLMNLFVNAWQAMPQGGQLILKTANVTEGQIRSKVYKPRPGAYVLLSVTDTGVGMDAQIQERIFEPFFTTKDLGRGTGLGLASVYGIVKGHRGYIDVQSAVGQGTTFTLYLPASGRQVVACKPEPETVKGSGTVLLVDDEEVIVEVASGMLKLLNYTVLTARSGSEALSLFTEQRERIDLVILDMIIPDMDGAQIFHRLKGIAPDVKVLLASGYSLKGKAAALLENGCSGFIQKPFNLQALSQKLEAILGAPSPAAADLALRNAS